In Bacillus sp. SB49, a single window of DNA contains:
- a CDS encoding organic hydroperoxide resistance protein, producing the protein MSKAMFTAHATAKGGRNGHVISDDGLIDLNLVQPGEGNEKGSNPEQLFAAGYSACYDGALNLMASKQKKDIDSEVTADVSLLKDESDNGFKIGVVLNVDIKGVTQEEAEELAKAAHEFCPYSKATRGNIEVELKPRAV; encoded by the coding sequence TTGAGTAAAGCAATGTTTACAGCACACGCAACAGCTAAAGGTGGACGTAACGGCCATGTCATTTCTGATGATGGTTTGATCGATTTGAACCTGGTCCAGCCGGGTGAAGGAAATGAAAAAGGTTCCAACCCTGAGCAGCTGTTTGCTGCCGGATATTCTGCATGCTATGACGGTGCATTGAACCTAATGGCAAGCAAGCAGAAGAAAGACATCGATTCAGAGGTCACTGCTGACGTAAGTCTGTTGAAAGATGAGTCGGACAACGGCTTCAAAATCGGCGTTGTACTTAATGTTGATATTAAGGGAGTGACGCAGGAAGAAGCTGAGGAGCTTGCGAAAGCTGCCCACGAATTCTGCCCATACTCCAAAGCGACTCGTGGTAACATCGAAGTAGAACTTAAGCCAAGAGCTGTATAA
- a CDS encoding NADPH-dependent FMN reductase has protein sequence MRILLLNGTIVGKKTRTLLNEIEGYIQNLPDTHDTQIVDLENYDLQFVDGRPADEYNEDMQALIQAVESADAYVIATPIFQGSIPGTLKNVFDAVSPLAMRYKPVSIVANGGTLQHHLVIENQLKPILNYFRCMVTPNYVYTHTNHFSTQGELIDEDVRNRLKEMTVVFNKYMQMSRHLEPDK, from the coding sequence ATGAGGATCTTATTGTTGAATGGAACAATTGTCGGTAAGAAAACGAGAACATTGTTAAATGAAATAGAAGGATATATACAAAACCTTCCGGACACCCACGACACCCAGATCGTCGATTTGGAGAATTATGACCTGCAATTCGTCGATGGGAGGCCTGCGGACGAATATAATGAAGATATGCAGGCGCTTATTCAGGCCGTAGAAAGTGCAGATGCCTATGTAATCGCGACACCCATCTTCCAAGGATCCATTCCTGGAACGTTAAAGAATGTTTTCGATGCAGTATCCCCGCTGGCCATGCGTTATAAGCCCGTTTCGATCGTAGCAAACGGCGGTACACTGCAGCACCATCTGGTCATCGAGAATCAATTGAAACCGATCTTGAATTACTTCCGCTGTATGGTGACACCGAACTATGTCTACACCCACACGAACCACTTCTCCACCCAGGGAGAACTGATCGATGAGGATGTGCGCAACCGTTTAAAAGAAATGACCGTCGTATTTAATAAATACATGCAGATGAGCCGGCATTTAGAGCCGGATAAATAA
- a CDS encoding YkvA family protein: protein MIKMLRRIKFLLHIRKSIPFLIRFFRSAEVTPWKKWLSLLFLLGYVAFPWDLIPDFLLVIGFIDDLAVLTFVLQLMVRMAPDSLKEEYEV, encoded by the coding sequence ATGATCAAAATGCTCAGACGGATCAAGTTCCTTCTACATATAAGAAAATCGATACCTTTCCTCATCCGTTTCTTTCGATCGGCAGAAGTGACCCCCTGGAAAAAATGGCTTTCTTTGCTGTTTTTGCTCGGCTATGTCGCTTTTCCGTGGGATTTAATACCTGATTTCCTTTTGGTCATTGGTTTTATCGATGATCTCGCTGTCCTGACGTTCGTTCTACAGCTTATGGTGAGGATGGCTCCGGATTCGCTGAAGGAAGAATATGAGGTATAG